A stretch of Henckelia pumila isolate YLH828 chromosome 4, ASM3356847v2, whole genome shotgun sequence DNA encodes these proteins:
- the LOC140865523 gene encoding soluble inorganic pyrophosphatase 6, chloroplastic translates to MAAARVVASASSTVNASLLSRVPLKGNPQSLRLCFSNSRLATLKRRLFTCNAIFNPQFQTKEEGKPETLDYRVFFVDNSGKKISPWHDIPLHLGDGVFNYIVEIPKESSAKMEVATDEVFTPIKQDTKKGKLRYYPYNINWNYGLLPQTWEDPSFANVEVEGAFGDNDPVDVVEIGQSRAKIGQVLKVKPLAALAMIDEGELDWKIVAISLDDPKASLVNDVDDVEKHFPGTLTAIRDWFRDYKIPDGKPANKFGLGNKPANKDFALKIITETNESWAKLVKRSIPAGELSLA, encoded by the exons ATGGCGGCCGCCAGAGTTGTTGCGTCAGCAAGCAGTACTGTGAATGCCTCCCTTCTGTCCAGAGTACCTCTCAAGGGAAATCCTCAAAGCCTAAGACTTTGTTTCAGCAACAGCAGATTGGCCACGCTGAAAAGGAGATTATTTACTTGCAATGCTATTTTCAATCCGCAGTTTCAAACCAAGGAAGAGGGCAAGCCCGAAACCCTTGATTACCGTGTTTTCTTCGTCGACAATTCTGGgaaaaag ATTTCCCCTTGGCATGATATTCCGCTACATTTGGGCGATGGCGTGTTTAATTACATTGTTGAGATTCCAAAAGAATCAAGCGCAAAGATGGAGGTTGCTACCGATGAGGTGTTTACTCCCATCAAGCAAGATACTAAGAAGGGGAAACTTCGATATTACCC TTACAATATTAATTGGAACTACGGATTGCTTCCACAAACATGGGAAGATCCTTCATTTGCAAATGTTGAGGTTGAGGGGGCATTTGGAGACAATGATCCCG TTGATGTTGTTGAGATAGGGCAAAGCCGGGCGAAAATCGGGCAAGTGTTGAAAGTGAAGCCCCTGGCTGCTTTGGCTATGATTGATGAGGGTGAACTTGACTGGAAAATTGTTGCAATTTCATTGGATGATCCTAAAGCTTCACTTGTTAACGATGTCGATGATGTTGAAAAGCATTTTCCG GGAACTCTCACAGCAATCAGGGACTGGTTCAGAGACTACAAGATTCCTGATGGAAAACCCGCCAACAAGTTCGGACTTGGCAACAAGCCTGCAAATAAG GATTTTGCTCTTAAAATTATCACCGAAACCAACGAGTCTTGGGCTAAACTTGTGAAAAGATCAATCCCAGCTGGTGAACTTTCACTTGCGTGA
- the LOC140865426 gene encoding transcription factor bHLH18-like, translating to MSMEISSFRSLAELGMDDHLNCFQQWPVNYSLEDQLGSMPMASAFCHEDMHEPYFLPPLPDLKSVANRPLKQLKTSSPIWSSTTPNINDVHVLRPKEETMSPAFSILNLPSTESVVSQSNSSENKNYVMKPACQLVGKSNTRVAQAQDHILAERRRREKLSQRFIALSALVPGLKKMDKASVLGDAIKYMKQLQEKVKYLEEKEKKKPPFESVVYVKKYVHYTDSSSTTTTSTDDNISTSSDERFSSGPMITESLPDIKVRFCDKDVLISIHCEKKKGLLEKTVSEIEKLHLSVVNSSVMSFGDSALDITLLAQKDEEFSMTMKELVKNLCSAIETFL from the exons ATGTCAATGGAGATTTCAAGTTTCAGAAGCTTGGCTGAATTG GGAATGGATGATCATCTTAATTGCTTCCAGCAATGGCCGGTTAATTATTCACTGGAAGATCAACTCGGTTCCATGCCGATGGCTTCTGCGTTTTGTCATGAAGATATGCATGAGCCTTACTTTCTACCGCCCTTACCGGACCTCAAATCTGTGGCCAACAGACCGTTGAAACAGCTCAAGACGAGTAGTCCAATATGGAGTAGTACTACTCCAAATATTAATGATGTACATGTACTGAGGCCTAAAGAGGAGACAATGTCTCCAGCTTTCAGTATTCTGAATCTTCCCAGCACCGAATCTGTTGTCTCTCAATCTAATTCATCGGAGAACAAGAATTATGTGATGAAACCTGCTTGTCAATTAGTTGGTAAAAGTAACACGAGGGTGGCTCAGGCACAAGATCATATTTTAGCCGAGAGGAGACGGAGGGAGAAGCTCAGCCAAAGATTCATAGCTTTGTCTGCTCTTGTCCCTGGATTGAAAAAG ATGGACAAGGCTTCTGTTCTTGGAGACGCTATCAAGTACATGAAACAACTGCAAGAAAAGGTCAAGTATCTGgaggagaaagagaagaagAAACCACCCTTTGAATCTGTGGTTTACGTGAAGAAATACGTGCACTATACAGACAGCAGCAGTACTACTACTACTAGTACTGATGACAATATTTCTACCAGCTCAGATGAAAGATTCTCGAGTGGTCCTATGATTACTGAATCACTCCCAGATATTAAGGTCAGATTTTGCGACAAGGATGTCTTGATCAGCATTCACTGCGAGAAAAAGAAAGGGTTGCTCGAAAAGACGGTGTCTGAGATCGAGAAGCTCCATTTATCAGTTGTTAACAGCAGTGTGATGTCCTTTGGAGATTCTGCTCTCGATATCACACTACTTGCCCag AAGGATGAAGAATTCAGCATGACCATGAAGGAACTAGTGAAGAATCTATGCAGTGCCATCGAGACATTCCTCTGA